One genomic region from Halococcus qingdaonensis encodes:
- the aglG gene encoding glucosyl-dolichyl phosphate glucuronosyltransferase has product MRVSVVLCTYDEASFGRFRDAADSVLAQSHPTELVVVVDGTPALAERVRETYGSHDDVLIHLNDENCGLLESRNTGAELATGDVVAFLDDDARAHPRWIERLVAAYEDEDALAVGGRMVPEWVAGKPSFLPAEFYWLVGVTHRGFGPGGDEEREGEVRNTFGSNISFRRETFTSLGGFDPAIGGRKGDKNLQGGETELCARLEEEYDEGVHYVPAAKVAHKVFDYRTKPRWLADRAFWQGYSKRAMEGLVPDSTGEESAFLGRLLTDFLPGRLRELSREPTGGKVLQLLSLVVFTLLVGLGYCYGVLSSPDEFER; this is encoded by the coding sequence ATGCGGGTCTCAGTCGTGCTCTGTACATACGACGAGGCGTCGTTCGGACGCTTTCGCGACGCGGCCGACAGCGTGCTCGCTCAGAGCCATCCCACCGAGCTCGTGGTCGTCGTCGACGGCACGCCGGCGCTCGCAGAGCGCGTCCGCGAGACCTACGGGAGTCACGACGACGTTCTGATCCATCTCAACGACGAGAACTGCGGCCTGCTCGAAAGCCGGAACACGGGTGCGGAGCTCGCCACCGGCGACGTCGTCGCCTTTCTCGACGACGACGCGCGCGCCCACCCCAGATGGATCGAGCGGCTCGTCGCGGCCTACGAGGATGAAGACGCGCTCGCGGTCGGCGGGCGGATGGTGCCCGAGTGGGTCGCCGGCAAGCCGTCCTTCCTCCCCGCGGAGTTCTACTGGCTCGTCGGCGTCACCCACCGCGGATTCGGGCCGGGCGGCGACGAGGAGCGCGAGGGGGAAGTCAGGAACACGTTCGGGTCGAACATCTCCTTTCGCCGCGAGACCTTTACGAGCCTCGGTGGGTTCGACCCGGCGATCGGCGGCCGGAAAGGTGACAAGAACCTCCAGGGTGGCGAGACAGAACTCTGTGCCCGCCTCGAAGAAGAGTACGACGAGGGTGTCCACTACGTGCCGGCCGCCAAGGTCGCCCACAAGGTCTTCGACTACCGGACGAAACCGCGCTGGCTCGCCGACCGCGCGTTCTGGCAGGGCTACTCCAAGCGGGCGATGGAGGGGTTGGTTCCCGATTCGACCGGCGAGGAGAGCGCCTTTCTCGGCCGATTGCTCACCGACTTCCTCCCTGGCCGGCTCCGAGAGCTGTCTCGCGAACCGACCGGCGGAAAGGTACTCCAACTGCTCTCGCTCGTCGTATTCACACTCTTGGTCGGACTCGGCTACTGTTACGGTGTCCTCAGCTCGCCCGACGAGTTCGAGCGATGA
- a CDS encoding glycosyltransferase family 4 protein, translating to MSGDETTSERDDPRVLWLTPDKPADISVGRRRIADRLEADGIDVTLRGTTPRTVLQSLREHGEYDAVLGTTRSGAFAGSMLNSLGTPFVVDHIDPIRQFADTHGRPLSLAVRAAENIAFRSADHTLYVYDEERERVSRYARETTKTDLGVSYERFANPDPDIVEAARDRLREAGVDADERLAIYVGGLEPIYHVEELLAAMDRLDDWTLVVLGTGSLASAVERAAGERENVVFLGTVSHESIPGYLHAADVGVSLVDDPHTLKVLEYAAAGLSVVQAHGRAEARFGEYAAFCESHPPEIAAAIERAGEREDDEAFREYASRFDYGQVADTYRAVLTDVLGE from the coding sequence ATGAGTGGGGACGAAACGACCAGCGAGCGCGACGATCCGCGAGTGCTCTGGCTCACGCCCGACAAGCCGGCCGACATCAGCGTCGGCCGCCGCCGCATCGCCGACCGACTCGAAGCCGACGGAATCGACGTGACGCTTCGGGGCACGACGCCACGAACCGTGCTCCAGTCGTTGCGCGAGCACGGCGAGTACGACGCGGTTCTCGGCACGACCCGCTCCGGTGCGTTCGCGGGTTCGATGCTGAACTCCCTGGGGACGCCGTTCGTCGTCGACCACATCGATCCCATTCGGCAGTTCGCCGACACACACGGAAGACCGCTCTCGCTCGCGGTGCGAGCCGCGGAGAACATTGCCTTTCGATCAGCTGATCACACCCTCTACGTCTACGACGAGGAGCGAGAACGGGTCTCGCGCTACGCCCGCGAAACGACCAAAACCGACCTCGGGGTGAGCTACGAGCGCTTCGCGAACCCCGATCCTGATATCGTCGAGGCTGCACGCGATCGGCTCCGCGAGGCGGGCGTCGATGCCGACGAGCGGCTGGCGATCTACGTCGGTGGTCTCGAACCGATCTATCACGTCGAGGAACTCCTTGCAGCGATGGATCGTCTCGACGACTGGACGCTCGTCGTACTCGGGACGGGGTCGCTCGCGTCGGCCGTCGAGCGCGCCGCTGGCGAACGTGAGAACGTCGTCTTCCTCGGAACGGTGTCCCACGAGTCGATCCCGGGCTATCTCCACGCCGCCGACGTCGGCGTCTCGCTGGTCGACGACCCGCACACGCTCAAGGTCCTCGAATACGCCGCGGCGGGGCTGTCGGTGGTGCAGGCACACGGCCGCGCCGAAGCACGATTCGGGGAGTACGCGGCGTTCTGTGAGTCTCATCCTCCGGAAATCGCTGCCGCGATCGAGCGCGCCGGCGAGCGGGAGGACGACGAGGCGTTCCGCGAGTACGCCAGCCGCTTCGATTACGGGCAGGTTGCCGACACCTATCGGGCGGTTCTCACCGACGTGTTGGGTGAGTAA
- a CDS encoding deoxyhypusine synthase — MDDDSHENVVPGSDESLDTPDVHGYEFRDGVDFQELLASYATTGFQATALAEAIDIAERMQEADATTYLTCTSNIISSGLREVVAALVREGYVDVLITTSGALTEDVIKTQKPFKMGSWNADEAALREQGINRLGNIFVPSNRYVWLEEYLYDFFDDFFAEEKTRTPTAFASELGATLDDENSVLKQASDNDVPVYCPALTDAEVGNFLYYYRQSYDPEVDIALLDDYETLIEGGMDADTTGLIAVGDGVPKHHAIMTNLFRGGADYAIYISTGMEGDGSLSGAPPTEAVSWGKIKADERNYTQIQAEATLVFPLLVASAFF, encoded by the coding sequence ATGGACGACGATTCACACGAGAACGTCGTGCCGGGCAGCGACGAATCGCTCGATACGCCCGACGTGCACGGCTACGAGTTCCGTGATGGAGTGGATTTCCAGGAGCTGCTCGCGAGCTACGCGACGACAGGCTTTCAGGCGACGGCGCTCGCCGAAGCCATCGACATCGCCGAACGGATGCAGGAGGCCGACGCGACGACCTACCTCACCTGTACCTCGAACATCATCTCCTCGGGACTGCGCGAGGTCGTCGCGGCGCTCGTCCGCGAGGGCTACGTCGACGTGCTCATCACCACGTCGGGCGCACTGACCGAGGACGTCATCAAGACCCAGAAACCGTTCAAGATGGGCTCGTGGAACGCCGACGAGGCGGCGTTGCGCGAGCAGGGGATCAACCGGCTCGGCAACATCTTCGTCCCCTCGAACCGGTACGTCTGGCTGGAGGAGTATCTCTACGACTTCTTCGACGACTTCTTCGCCGAAGAGAAAACCCGGACGCCGACGGCGTTCGCCAGCGAACTCGGGGCCACCCTCGACGACGAGAACTCGGTGCTCAAACAGGCCAGCGACAACGACGTGCCCGTCTACTGCCCGGCGCTCACCGACGCCGAGGTCGGCAACTTCCTCTACTACTACCGCCAGAGCTACGACCCCGAGGTGGATATCGCGCTGCTCGACGACTACGAGACGCTCATCGAGGGCGGGATGGACGCCGACACGACGGGCCTGATCGCCGTCGGCGACGGCGTACCGAAACACCACGCGATCATGACGAACCTCTTCCGTGGCGGAGCGGATTATGCGATCTACATCTCGACGGGGATGGAGGGCGACGGCTCGCTGTCGGGCGCGCCGCCGACCGAGGCCGTCTCGTGGGGGAAGATCAAGGCCGACGAGCGCAACTACACCCAGATCCAGGCCGAGGCGACGCTCGTCTTCCCGCTGCTGGTCGCCAGCGCGTTCTTCTGA
- a CDS encoding S66 family peptidase, producing the protein MPEFITPPPVERGDRVAVVAPASNVPASARFVYELGLERMREVFDLEPIEYPTATADPEWLADNPEARAEDVMDAFRDPDVSAVIANIGGHDQITVLPHLDGDVLREHPTRFYGYSDNTNLALFLWNQGIVSYYGGSTLLEYAMDGELFDYTEEYLGRALFEESIGEWTEADVFTDEAGDWEDPASIETTREIEQSDGRTWRGGDGTVSGRIWGGCYEVLVEQFLADRYVPDADALDGTVLVLETSELIPDPAVVGANLRALGEHGLLERFDGVLVGRAAARSHAEENPQEWRAEYRERQRDAIVGVLETYNPDAPVVFDCEFGHTYPTCPVPIGGRVEIDPSTESVRLL; encoded by the coding sequence ATGCCCGAATTCATCACCCCACCACCTGTCGAGCGAGGTGATCGCGTTGCGGTCGTCGCACCGGCGTCGAACGTGCCCGCATCCGCCCGGTTCGTCTACGAACTCGGGCTCGAACGGATGCGTGAGGTCTTCGACCTCGAACCGATCGAATATCCGACCGCGACCGCCGATCCGGAGTGGCTCGCGGACAACCCCGAAGCGCGCGCCGAGGACGTGATGGACGCCTTCCGCGACCCGGACGTCTCGGCCGTGATCGCCAACATCGGTGGTCACGACCAGATCACGGTGCTGCCACATCTCGACGGCGACGTGCTCCGCGAACACCCGACGCGGTTCTACGGCTACTCGGACAACACGAACCTAGCACTCTTTCTCTGGAACCAGGGGATCGTCTCGTACTACGGCGGCTCGACGCTGCTCGAATACGCGATGGACGGCGAGTTGTTCGACTACACCGAGGAATACCTCGGGCGTGCGCTCTTCGAGGAGTCGATCGGCGAGTGGACCGAAGCCGACGTGTTCACCGACGAGGCCGGCGATTGGGAGGATCCCGCGTCGATCGAGACGACACGCGAAATCGAACAGTCCGACGGCCGAACCTGGCGTGGCGGCGACGGGACCGTCTCCGGCCGGATCTGGGGCGGTTGCTACGAGGTCCTCGTCGAGCAGTTCCTCGCCGACCGCTACGTGCCCGACGCCGACGCGCTGGATGGTACTGTTCTCGTGCTGGAGACGAGCGAGCTGATCCCCGATCCGGCCGTCGTCGGAGCGAACCTCCGCGCACTCGGCGAGCACGGGTTGCTCGAACGGTTCGACGGCGTTCTCGTCGGTCGCGCCGCCGCACGCTCACACGCCGAGGAGAACCCACAGGAATGGCGAGCGGAATATCGAGAGCGGCAGCGCGACGCGATCGTCGGTGTCCTCGAAACCTACAACCCGGACGCACCCGTCGTCTTCGATTGCGAGTTCGGGCACACGTATCCGACCTGTCCCGTTCCGATCGGTGGCCGAGTCGAGATCGATCCATCGACCGAATCGGTCCGACTGCTCTGA
- the sod gene encoding superoxide dismutase, translating into MSERSNPELPPLPYDYDALEPHISEQVLNWHHDTHHQGYVNGLDSAEETLAENRESGDYSSTGGALGDVTHNGSGHYLHTMFWENMSPNGGGEPSGDLADRIEEDFGSYEGWKGEFEAAASAASGWALLIYDPVADQLRNVAVDNHDEGALWGAHPVLALDVWEHSYYYDYGPDRGSFIDAFFEVVDWDAAEDNYQKTVSNHE; encoded by the coding sequence ATGTCCGAACGATCCAATCCGGAGCTTCCACCGCTCCCGTACGACTACGACGCCCTCGAACCGCACATCTCCGAGCAGGTGCTCAACTGGCACCACGACACCCACCATCAGGGGTACGTCAACGGTCTCGACAGCGCCGAAGAGACCCTCGCGGAGAACCGCGAGTCCGGCGACTACTCCTCAACGGGTGGCGCGCTCGGCGACGTGACCCACAACGGTAGTGGACACTATCTCCACACCATGTTCTGGGAGAACATGAGTCCGAACGGCGGCGGCGAACCCTCCGGGGATCTCGCCGACCGCATCGAGGAGGACTTCGGCTCCTACGAGGGCTGGAAGGGCGAGTTCGAGGCCGCCGCGTCGGCTGCCTCGGGCTGGGCGCTCCTGATCTACGACCCGGTTGCCGACCAGCTGCGCAACGTAGCCGTCGACAACCACGACGAGGGTGCGCTCTGGGGCGCTCATCCCGTGCTCGCGCTCGACGTCTGGGAACACTCGTACTACTACGACTACGGTCCCGACCGCGGTAGCTTCATCGACGCCTTCTTCGAGGTCGTCGACTGGGACGCTGCCGAGGACAACTACCAGAAGACCGTATCGAACCACGAGTAA
- a CDS encoding TSUP family transporter, which translates to MSDEQPGSDGRIGALARELDALPLGDRLRLDRANWRRIGIALVVYAISLWLLTAFVVPQFTPDSADSGGLFVPLIVVSAFVFETLDSASGMGFGATIGALLFVLGYDPLAVTPVLLLSEAATGIVSGLFHNEFQNVEFGLDNDSAVEATRVLGIIVGVGVLAVVVSVVLTYFQFSIPDVYIKSYVGVVVLLIASVTIVQKYVGSATDYRPRLLIGFAVFAGLNKGIAGSGYGPVITLGEIISGVYEKSATAITSAAEGIVSLAGIATFFGITAAGVEINLMLLPSVFAGGFLAAILAPYTVRTLPNRALQYLVPGYALVLVAILFAQVL; encoded by the coding sequence ATGTCTGACGAACAACCTGGTTCGGATGGGCGGATCGGCGCGCTCGCACGGGAACTCGATGCGCTCCCGCTCGGAGACCGCCTCCGACTCGACCGAGCCAACTGGCGACGTATCGGGATTGCACTGGTCGTGTACGCGATATCGCTCTGGCTCCTCACTGCGTTCGTCGTTCCACAGTTCACGCCCGACTCGGCCGACTCGGGCGGTCTGTTCGTCCCGCTCATCGTCGTTTCGGCGTTCGTCTTCGAGACGCTGGATTCGGCCTCGGGGATGGGGTTCGGCGCGACGATCGGGGCGCTCCTGTTCGTTCTCGGCTACGACCCGCTCGCGGTGACGCCCGTGCTCCTCCTCTCGGAGGCGGCGACCGGCATCGTCTCCGGGCTCTTCCACAACGAGTTCCAGAACGTCGAGTTCGGCCTCGACAACGACTCGGCGGTCGAGGCGACGCGCGTGCTCGGCATCATCGTCGGCGTCGGCGTGCTCGCGGTCGTCGTCTCGGTCGTTCTGACCTACTTCCAGTTCTCGATCCCCGACGTGTACATCAAGAGCTACGTCGGCGTCGTCGTGCTGTTGATCGCCTCGGTCACGATCGTCCAGAAGTACGTCGGCTCGGCGACCGACTACCGCCCCCGACTACTGATCGGTTTCGCCGTGTTCGCCGGGCTGAACAAGGGGATCGCCGGCAGCGGCTACGGCCCCGTGATCACGCTCGGTGAGATCATCTCCGGAGTCTACGAGAAGAGCGCGACCGCGATCACCTCCGCCGCCGAAGGGATCGTCTCGCTGGCCGGCATCGCCACCTTCTTCGGCATCACGGCCGCCGGTGTCGAGATCAATCTCATGCTGCTGCCCTCGGTGTTCGCCGGCGGGTTCCTCGCGGCGATCCTCGCGCCCTACACCGTCCGAACGCTCCCGAACCGCGCACTCCAGTATCTCGTCCCCGGCTACGCGCTGGTGCTCGTCGCCATCCTCTTCGCGCAGGTGCTCTGA
- a CDS encoding cryptochrome/photolyase family protein, with product MRIHWHRRDLRAADNRALAAAAEDGSILPVFVFDRDVLQYASPPRVAFLLAALDSLQEFYRERGSGLYTVEGDPAEALPEIADEHDVDELFWNHDYTGLAQERDDRVREALDDASIAHEAFHDALHHEPGTITTNDGDPYSVFSYFGDKWLDREKAEPYPESDEDALADIEGEALPTIKDLGFDEPAAEIPDAGTEAARDRLDAFCNGPIAEYDEGREYPADEGTSRLSQDLNYGTIGVREVTERIYEAREAADEDEREGIDAYRRELAFGEFFAHVLFYNPELVVENYKSYENPIDWRDDDEELRAWKEGTTGYPIVDAGMRQLREEAYMHNRVRMIVASFLTKDLMLDWREGYAHFRERLVDHDTANDNGNWQWAASTGTDAQPYFRVFNPMTQGEKYDPDADYIKTYVPELDDADPETIHSWNELSDEERESAAPDYPAPICEHGERREEAIEMFERARGEG from the coding sequence ATGCGCATCCACTGGCATCGCCGCGACCTCCGGGCGGCGGACAACCGCGCGCTCGCGGCGGCCGCCGAGGACGGCTCCATCCTCCCCGTCTTCGTCTTCGATCGCGACGTGCTCCAGTACGCGAGCCCGCCACGGGTCGCGTTCCTGCTCGCGGCACTCGACTCCCTTCAGGAGTTCTACCGCGAGCGCGGCAGCGGTCTCTACACCGTTGAGGGCGACCCCGCCGAGGCGCTCCCCGAGATTGCCGACGAACACGATGTCGACGAGCTGTTCTGGAACCACGACTACACGGGCCTCGCCCAGGAACGCGACGATCGCGTTCGGGAAGCGCTCGACGACGCGAGTATCGCCCACGAGGCGTTCCACGACGCGCTCCACCACGAGCCGGGCACCATCACGACCAACGACGGCGATCCCTACTCGGTGTTCTCGTATTTCGGCGACAAATGGCTCGACCGCGAGAAGGCAGAACCGTACCCAGAATCCGATGAGGATGCGCTCGCCGACATCGAGGGCGAAGCGCTGCCGACGATCAAGGATCTCGGCTTCGACGAACCGGCTGCGGAGATCCCGGATGCGGGCACCGAGGCGGCCCGCGATCGCCTCGACGCGTTCTGTAACGGCCCCATTGCCGAATACGACGAGGGACGTGAATATCCCGCCGATGAGGGCACTTCGCGGCTCTCGCAGGACCTCAACTACGGCACGATCGGCGTCCGTGAGGTCACGGAACGGATCTATGAGGCGAGAGAGGCCGCCGACGAGGACGAGCGCGAAGGGATCGACGCCTACCGCCGGGAGTTGGCCTTCGGCGAGTTCTTCGCACACGTCCTGTTCTACAACCCGGAGCTCGTCGTCGAGAACTACAAGAGCTACGAGAACCCGATCGACTGGCGCGATGACGACGAGGAACTCCGGGCCTGGAAGGAGGGGACGACCGGCTATCCGATCGTCGACGCCGGCATGCGCCAGCTCCGCGAGGAGGCGTACATGCACAACCGCGTGCGGATGATCGTCGCTTCCTTTCTGACGAAGGACCTCATGCTCGACTGGCGAGAGGGGTATGCCCACTTCCGCGAGCGCCTCGTCGACCACGACACCGCAAACGACAACGGCAACTGGCAGTGGGCGGCCTCGACGGGGACGGACGCCCAGCCCTACTTCCGGGTGTTCAACCCGATGACACAGGGCGAGAAATACGATCCCGACGCCGACTACATCAAAACCTACGTTCCGGAGCTCGACGATGCCGATCCGGAGACGATCCACTCTTGGAACGAACTGAGCGACGAAGAGCGTGAATCGGCTGCACCCGACTACCCGGCACCGATCTGTGAGCACGGCGAGCGCCGCGAGGAAGCCATCGAAATGTTCGAGCGCGCCCGCGGTGAGGGGTAG
- a CDS encoding ABC transporter substrate-binding protein has translation MATDGNEKRTKPTDESDISSDSNDGRNSGRNRRTFLRATGGAAFATTVAGCLSLGGGGGGGGNGSGGSNGSGGGTGSDGSGGNGSGGGGNGSSGGGSADIEGPVTIGALAPNPENDPIGGSIVNGARLAVQQLNDDGGIGGAEVKLEVGNTESDPSTGQQRYRELVLNKNADVTTGIFTSEVLLNIVEDMAQQQKLHITAGAATTEISRMIAEEYDKYKYHFRAGPLNDFDLGRNLLDFGEANFETMGWGSAFSMIEDYAWTEPISELFEKRLGGIGVDVAGSERYASGTTNFGPLYDDVASSDADGVFTAMAHTGTEAIVQWAKQQRPFGFAGIHVPMQLPSYYESVNGACLYGVTQTSATPQSKVTEKTQPFVKAYNNEFDGYPVYTGYHAYDAVKLYAAMVEQTGTKDADELVSAMEQSSFTGTTGTLKFYGKDKKYPHDPIYGENAMYPVFLQWQEGQNGGGIQEVIWPKQYETAKYQQPAWI, from the coding sequence ATGGCTACCGATGGTAATGAAAAGCGGACAAAGCCGACCGATGAAAGCGATATATCTTCCGACTCAAACGATGGAAGAAACAGCGGCAGGAACCGCCGGACGTTTCTGCGAGCGACTGGTGGTGCTGCGTTTGCGACGACGGTCGCCGGCTGTCTCAGTCTCGGTGGAGGCGGCGGGGGCGGCGGTAACGGCTCGGGTGGGAGCAACGGTTCGGGCGGCGGTACCGGTTCGGACGGCAGCGGTGGCAACGGCTCTGGCGGCGGAGGCAACGGTTCGAGTGGCGGTGGAAGCGCCGACATCGAGGGGCCGGTCACAATCGGGGCGCTCGCCCCGAACCCCGAGAACGACCCGATCGGTGGCTCGATCGTCAACGGCGCGCGGCTCGCGGTACAGCAGCTCAACGACGACGGTGGTATCGGCGGTGCGGAGGTCAAGCTGGAGGTCGGCAACACCGAGAGCGATCCCTCGACCGGACAGCAGCGCTACCGCGAGCTCGTCTTGAACAAGAACGCCGACGTGACGACGGGGATCTTCACGAGCGAGGTGCTGCTGAACATCGTCGAGGACATGGCCCAGCAGCAGAAACTCCACATCACTGCCGGCGCGGCCACGACCGAGATCTCGCGGATGATCGCGGAGGAGTACGACAAGTACAAGTATCACTTCCGCGCCGGGCCGCTCAACGACTTCGATCTCGGGCGGAACCTGCTCGACTTCGGCGAGGCCAACTTCGAGACGATGGGCTGGGGCTCGGCGTTTTCGATGATCGAGGACTACGCGTGGACCGAGCCGATCTCGGAGCTGTTCGAGAAGCGCCTCGGCGGCATCGGCGTCGACGTGGCCGGCTCCGAGCGCTACGCCAGCGGGACGACGAACTTCGGGCCGCTGTACGACGACGTGGCGAGTTCGGACGCCGACGGGGTGTTCACCGCGATGGCGCATACAGGAACGGAGGCCATCGTTCAGTGGGCCAAACAACAGCGCCCGTTCGGCTTTGCCGGCATCCACGTCCCGATGCAGCTCCCCTCGTACTACGAGTCGGTCAACGGGGCCTGTCTCTACGGCGTGACCCAGACCTCCGCGACGCCACAGAGCAAGGTCACGGAGAAAACCCAACCGTTCGTCAAGGCTTACAACAACGAATTCGACGGCTATCCGGTCTACACCGGCTACCACGCCTACGACGCCGTCAAGCTCTACGCGGCGATGGTCGAGCAGACCGGGACGAAAGACGCGGACGAACTGGTGTCGGCGATGGAGCAGTCTTCCTTCACCGGAACGACCGGGACGCTGAAGTTCTACGGCAAGGACAAGAAATACCCCCACGACCCGATCTACGGCGAGAACGCCATGTATCCGGTCTTCCTCCAGTGGCAGGAGGGCCAGAACGGCGGTGGCATCCAGGAGGTCATCTGGCCGAAGCAGTACGAGACGGCGAAATACCAACAGCCGGCGTGGATCTGA
- a CDS encoding branched-chain amino acid ABC transporter permease has product MADIVTILINGTVISSLYALVAIGFTMIFGVGGTINLAHGGIITVGAFSAYYVTNAGLGIWAGVLAAMAVPALFSVLLYKGFAERRDDIIIVMILTLLASIVVEEVVRIVEGSQPKAIPALVSGTTELLGSSVQNNLLVVFVVSWLLIGGLFAFVNYSKTGKAILATSMSPRGAALVGIESDRINLYTWAIAGLLAGIAGLFLGSYQTANWAMGREPLILSFSIVVLGGLGSIRGSLVAAYVIGFLEVITTSAIDPRLSGLAGLVVLVVVLLVRPEGLFGRELAEA; this is encoded by the coding sequence ATGGCCGACATCGTCACCATCCTCATCAACGGGACGGTCATCAGCTCGCTCTACGCGCTCGTCGCCATCGGCTTCACGATGATCTTCGGCGTCGGCGGCACGATCAACCTCGCCCACGGCGGCATCATCACGGTCGGCGCGTTCTCGGCCTACTACGTCACGAACGCGGGCCTCGGCATCTGGGCGGGCGTGCTCGCGGCGATGGCGGTACCGGCGCTGTTCAGCGTGCTCCTCTACAAGGGGTTCGCCGAACGACGCGACGACATCATCATCGTGATGATCCTCACCCTTCTGGCCTCCATCGTCGTCGAGGAGGTCGTCCGTATCGTCGAGGGGAGCCAGCCCAAGGCGATCCCGGCGCTCGTCTCGGGCACCACCGAACTGCTCGGGAGTTCGGTACAGAACAACCTGCTCGTGGTGTTCGTCGTCTCGTGGCTGCTCATCGGCGGGCTGTTCGCGTTCGTCAACTACTCCAAGACCGGGAAGGCGATCCTCGCGACCAGCATGAGCCCGCGCGGCGCGGCGCTCGTCGGCATCGAAAGCGACCGCATCAACCTCTACACGTGGGCCATCGCCGGCCTGCTCGCGGGTATCGCCGGGCTCTTCCTGGGCTCCTACCAGACCGCGAACTGGGCGATGGGCCGCGAACCGCTCATCCTCTCCTTTTCGATCGTCGTGCTCGGCGGGCTCGGCTCGATCCGGGGAAGCCTCGTCGCGGCGTACGTGATCGGCTTCCTGGAGGTCATCACGACGTCGGCGATCGATCCGCGGCTGAGTGGCCTGGCCGGACTCGTCGTCCTCGTGGTCGTGTTGCTCGTCCGTCCCGAGGGCCTGTTCGGCCGGGAGCTCGCGGAGGCGTAG
- a CDS encoding branched-chain amino acid ABC transporter permease has product MADEPLSAEPAETDTDRSLVGSMLAPRYLLGVLGVVAFAAVPFVGISTTQLLVLIGALYFGMFAMSWDVVSGYTGEISFGHALFFAVGGYTSTLLNLELGLSPSLSIPVGVALAALAGVLIGVPALRIRGPYLSLITLVAPLILLQVFIIYGDVFGGELGLSSPAALVTADEFDLVVTANYYIALGLFLAILLLLFAVTRSNIGSVLTAIREDEDAVAAAGLNVAKFKVFAFVLSAAIGGLAGAMFVHTPVGSPRPSQLLALIVSIEVLIAATLGGMGTIVGAGLGGVFFYFVNDLLNQQEFTIPFVNVGLNEASLLLFALLTMVLIYVLPQGVFPSAIRAGRRLLGRARGNPVATDGGHESGGATSPIEQAADRYRRALEEFEERIGDDEK; this is encoded by the coding sequence ATGGCGGACGAACCCCTCTCCGCCGAACCTGCCGAGACCGACACCGACCGCTCGCTCGTCGGTTCGATGCTCGCCCCGCGCTACCTGCTCGGCGTGCTCGGTGTCGTGGCGTTCGCCGCCGTCCCGTTCGTCGGCATCTCGACGACACAGCTGTTGGTGCTCATCGGGGCGCTCTACTTCGGGATGTTCGCGATGAGCTGGGACGTCGTGTCGGGCTACACGGGCGAGATCAGTTTCGGTCACGCCCTCTTCTTCGCCGTCGGTGGCTACACGTCGACGCTACTCAACCTCGAACTCGGGCTGTCGCCGTCGCTCTCGATCCCGGTCGGTGTCGCGCTCGCGGCACTCGCGGGCGTCCTCATCGGCGTGCCGGCGCTGCGGATCCGGGGTCCGTATCTCTCCCTGATAACGCTCGTCGCGCCGCTCATCCTGCTCCAAGTGTTCATCATCTACGGCGACGTCTTCGGCGGCGAACTCGGACTGAGCTCGCCGGCGGCGCTGGTCACCGCCGACGAGTTCGACCTCGTCGTCACGGCGAACTACTACATCGCGCTCGGACTGTTCCTCGCCATTCTCCTCCTCCTGTTCGCCGTCACGCGCTCGAACATCGGCTCGGTGCTGACGGCGATCCGCGAGGACGAGGATGCCGTTGCGGCCGCCGGCCTGAACGTGGCGAAATTCAAGGTGTTCGCGTTCGTGCTGAGCGCGGCCATCGGCGGGCTCGCGGGTGCGATGTTCGTCCATACCCCAGTAGGAAGCCCGCGCCCGAGCCAACTGCTCGCGCTGATCGTGAGCATCGAGGTGCTCATTGCGGCCACCCTCGGCGGCATGGGCACCATCGTCGGCGCGGGTCTCGGCGGCGTGTTCTTCTACTTCGTCAACGATCTGCTCAACCAGCAGGAGTTCACCATCCCATTCGTGAACGTCGGGCTCAACGAGGCGAGCCTGCTGCTCTTCGCACTGCTGACGATGGTCCTCATCTACGTTCTCCCGCAGGGGGTGTTCCCGTCGGCGATACGCGCCGGTCGGCGGCTGCTCGGGCGTGCGCGCGGCAACCCCGTAGCGACCGATGGCGGCCACGAGTCGGGTGGAGCCACGTCCCCGATCGAGCAGGCTGCGGATCGCTATCGGCGCGCACTCGAAGAGTTCGAAGAACGGATCGGAGATGATGAGAAATGA